From the genome of Flammeovirgaceae bacterium:
TGGGGGTAATCACCGGCCAGGCCACGGTTTACCCCGTATTGCGCCATGATCACGTCATAGACGGTGGCCACCGGGATTTTTCCGTTTACGGTATCGATATATTTTACCGGAACGCCCCTCTGCCGGTGGTTGTCCAAACCAAAATCGGTAAAGGTGACCTGCATCACCTCATCGCTTTTGTCAATAAGGGTGAGGATGGGGTCATACGGCTTATCGTCCACCTCGTTCTCCAGCTTCATGTTCCAATTGCCGCCATTTTTTTCCCAACGGTGCCCTATAGCGCCTTTTGGCACCACCAATTTTCCGTTTTCATCAAAGCTAAGGAATTTCCAATCCCCGTTTTCGATCGAAGAGAACCCTCCCATTTCATTTGCCCTCACCAACTGGCCTGGCCTATAGTGGTCGCCATCTTTGTCCAGTTTCAACAACAAGGGGCTATCGGTATACTGTTTGGTGTATTCCAGGAAATAAGGGGTTTTCTTTTCGTGGTGCCATTCTTTCAAAATCAAATGGGTGACGGCCATCCAAAATGCGCCATCGCTTCCTGCGTGGAGGGGCACCCACTGGTCGGCATATTTGCACACCTGGCTAAAGTCCGGGGAGAACACCACCGTCTTGGTGCCATTATGCCTTGACTCTGCAAAAAAGTGGCAATCGGGCGTACGGGTCATGTTCAGGCAAGCGCCCATGTCGGCTATCATTTTTGCATTGTACCAGTCTGCGCTTTCGCACACATCGGTTTGTTCGCCCCATATTTCGGGGAAGGCCGTGGGCAGGTCGCAATACCAGTCATAAAAACTAAGGTTGACCCCACCAAAAAGCTGTAGGAAACGGGCTCCTGAAGCATAGCTCAACATGGACATTGCCGGAATAGGGGAAAACCCTATCACCCGGTCGGGCCCATATTTTTTGGCGGTATGGATGTTGGCGGCCGCCATGATTTCCATCACTTCGTCCCATTGTACGCGCCTAAACCCTCCCTTGCCCCTGGCTTTTTGGTATTTTGCCCTCTTCTCAGGGTCGTTTTGCAAGTTTGCCCACGCCTCCAGCGGGTTTCCTGTTTTTTCCCGCTCCGCGCGGTAAGCATCGATAAGGGCACTGCGGATCAACGGATATTTGATCCGCAACGGGCTGTACAAATACCACGAGAAGGAAATGCCACGCTGGCATCCCCTGGGCTCATAGGGTGGTATGGAGCTCTCCAGTAATGGGTAATCAATTTGTTGTGTTTCCCACACTACTATACCGTCTTTTACATGTATCTGCCAGGAGCAGCCCCCTGTACAGTTTACACCATGCGTGCTGCGGACGATACGATCGTGCTGAAAACGGTTCCTATAAAACTCTTCCCATTTTCTGGTTTGGGGCGAAATAATATCTTCTATCCAACTCATATTTGAAGGTTAAGACGTGTATATTAATAAGGTGATGATTTTAATTGCCGGTCATATATCCGTTGGTTTACGGCCTGCTTCCTTCGGTTTTTCCATACCAGGGAATAAACAATGAGGAGTGCGACAAAGCACACGCCCCCTGTCCATAGAAAATACTGCATGTAATTACGCGCATGCTGATCGTATTGCTGTTCGTTGGCGTATTTCAAAAAAGCCGTGATGTCGTACACCTCATCGTCCGTGACGGCCGCATTTTGATAGGCCTGCCGCATGGCAGGAAATGGCGAGCTGCTGACAATTCCCCTGACCCCGGCTTCGTTCATCCTGGCAAATACATCCGTAAGGTCCTTGGCCAAAAGCCCTCCCCCAATCAACCTATCGTTCTTTACATTGTGGCAGGAAATACATGCCGGGCCACGCCCTTCCAACCTCTGCTCTCCGGCAAACAGCATCCTGCCTACCTCAATCTCGGATGGGGTGGCCTCGTCAACGGACCGTACGGGTTCCTCGGGTTCCGCGTTTACCTCCCCTGTGGGCTGGCCTTCATCTGCCTTGGCCACGTACCCGGGACTTTTTGTTTTGATATAGCCCAAAATGGATTTGATCTCATCAGCATTGTATGGGGCATCCGGCATGATCATTTGGTTGTATTCCTTAAAGAGGGCCACCGCATCGGGGTCACCTTTGTTGATCATGGTTTGCGATGAAGTAATAAATTCCAACAACCAGGCTTCCGACCTCCTTTTGTTGACATCAACCAGGTCGGGGCCTATAAGCTTGCCTTTATTAATGGTATGGCAGGTGGCGCAAAATGAAGTGAAAAGAATTTCAGGGCTTCGTTGTGCAAAAACGGTGAAAGCGAAGGTCGTTAACACAAAACAAAAAACCAGCTTTGACTGCTTCATAACTTTGGATTGGATATGTTAGGATAAATATCTAATTTTCATATGAACAATAAAAGACTTATTTATCTTTTATTATTGAAATTTTTTAACGGTCGTTACGGGATGGAAATGGTGTTAACAGGGTTCCAGCTTGTCGTTAATTAGAATAAGTCTAAACAAGAAAATAAATGCCCCTCCTACACAATAATTGATGCGCCCCGGCAACAACATATTGCACTTTGCCAAGGTCATTGGGCTGTTGTTAATCGTGGCCATGATATGGCTTACCGCCAATCGCACCAGTGCCCCGGCACGGTATTCCAACGACCAGCCAAAGGCCACGGGCAATTTTGCGGAAGGGGGTGCCGAAGGGACCTGGACATGGTGGTACCCCAACGGGAAAAAGATGAGCGAAGGGGTGTTTGTAAAAGGAAAACGCAACGGGATATGGCATACCTGGTATGGCCATGGACAGAAAAAAAGCGAGGCTACCTACAAAGACGATAAACTGAACGGCCCCTACACCACTTGGCATGAAAATGGGAAAATAAAATCACTGCGGCACTATAAGGACGACCTGCTGGACGGGGCACAACAGTATTATGACACAGCAGGGATATTGATAATGGAAAAATTTTATATTGGAGGGGAAGTGGCCACAAAAGGCAAGGACAACAACAATCATTAAATTAAAATACCGAAACGATGGCAAAAAAGACAATGCCCAAACCACCCAGGTTTTACGAACAATTTGTTGAAAAATTCCCACAAGTGGCCGGGGCTTATGAGGCACTGGGCGATGCCGTGCATGGCCAGGGCCCTTTAAACGAACGCGACCGTGCACTCATCAAGTTGGCCATTTCGGGAAGCCATTTGTACAGCAGTGCCTTCAAGGCACATATTCGAAAGGCAACCGCATGCGGGGTTTCCCGTGAGGAGATTGAACAGGTTGTGTTGCTGCTGTTGCCCACGGTTGGCTTTCCCACGATGATGGCGGCCATGGGGATAGTAGAGGAACAAATGGGCAAAAAACAGTAAGCCCTACCCCATAAGGACCCTCCGGAATAGCGTCCGCAACAACCCGATGAACGTGATGGCCCATGCCATGAGCGCCAGGTAAACAAAATACCTGGGCAAGGGCAACAAGAAACCCAAACTCATGGCATCCGCCATTTCAAATGTGCTTACCGTGTACATGCCCAGGGGAAATACCGCCCCCCAATACAGCGGGTCATAGGTGACGGGAAGTTTTTTATACACATGCCTCCACACTGCCAGTATCACCAACATGGGTATCCACCAGGTGCCGGTGGCCCAATAAAAGATGCTGAACCCTTTCAGGAAGGCCAGGGTGGACAGCAGGAATGGCGCATGTGGCGTGTTGATGATGAGCAACGAACCCGCCATGGTGGATATCGCCATGGCCCCCATGTTTATCCAATATGGCGGGGAGAGGTCGTCCGGTGAAAACTTAAAAAAGGTATAGCGGTAAAAAATCAATGACATCATCCATATATACTGCATGCCCCCCCACAGCCACATGGAAAAAGCAAAAAAATTCATGATCAACTTGTACTCCCCCAGGTGCATGGAAAGCTTTGCGCTTAACACCGCCAGGGCCTGGGTGGAAACCACCGCCAACAGCCACGCGCCATTTATGCCCTCTGCCAGAGAAGGTTTGGTTTCCTTAATGGTAAAGGTGGTGAAGACCGTATAGGTGATGAGCAGCCAGAGCACGGCCCCCACCAGCCAGAGCACAAACGCCACTACATAATTATCCTGAACGAGTATGAACTGCACGCCCAATATGCAGGTAGCGGCCACAAAAGTAAATGCCCCCGGTCCTTTGGCATGGTCAAACAGGTCGTCAAGGAATTGCCGCCTGTACCAGGTAAAACGCAGGACAAAGGCGATGCACAATATCAGGTAAAAGGCAATGTTGAGCCAAAACATCGCGTAGGCCACGGGCTCCATTCCCAGTAAATAGCAGGCCACCGAATTTACCCCCGTAGCCATTACCAAAGCAAAATAGGAAAGGGGCAACTCCTTTATCATGGTTTGGATTGCCTTCATCCCGTTGGGCCTGGTCAATGTTGGCGACTGGTCAACCATCCATTACCGGGTGGCGGCCCGTTGAAGCACCAAACATATTATGGCTATAAAGGCCAGGAACATCCAGCACGTGGTCCACACACCAGTCGCCTTTAGGAAAAAACCAAAAATAATAGGATTGAAAAACCCTCCCAGTCCGCCCAATACGCCCACGATCCCGCCTACCGTGCCGATGTCATTGGGGTAATAGTCGGAAACATGCTTATAGACGGCCGCACTGCCAATGCCCATCATAATGCCAACAATAAAAATCAATCCCGAAAATATCCATTTATTGGCCTGAAAGTAGATGTGGGTCACCCCCCTGGCGATCAATTGGCCTTTGTTCACCACGTCCCCTTTTTTCACTACCGGCTCCTGGTTAAAGGTGGTGGTGGGCAAGAACAAAAAACCTTCATCGGTATGCTCTATCCCAAAGTAAAAAGTCACTTCCTCCTCTTCGTCCACTGCATTTTGCAATATGTACTTGTCGTTGTCGATCCAGATTTCATTTGAAGAAACCTCGGTGACCGTGCCCTGCTGGGAGGCCATAATCCCCTGTCCAGGTGCTTTTATCTCCATCCGTGGCACAAACAAAAAAACGAGGCAGACCAGGCACACGCCCAACACCCACAACAACACGATCCGGGCGCCTGCCTTATCGGAGAGCCAGCCCCCTAGCGACCTTATCACGCTGGAGGGCAAACTAAAGGCGGTGGCCATAAACCCGGCCGTGACGATGGTCATGGAATACACGTTTACATAATAGGGAATAAGCCACTGTGCCAGCGCCACAAAGCTTCCAAAAACAAAAAAGTAGTAGAGGCCAAAACGCCAAACCCTGAACTCCTTGAGCGGAAGGAGGCGCTGGGCCATCGTCTTGCGCTGGTCAGGCTTTTTGTTTTTTGTGCCCAATAAAAAAACAAAGGCAAAAACTACCAGGAGTGCCGCGTACAGTTGGGGCAAAGTCCTCCAGGCTTCCAGGTTGGCACCATCACGGGTAAGGGCATTTAGTATGGTGGGTGCAAACATGGTGGTAAAGGCAGCACCTACATTTCCCATTCCAAAGATGCCCAGGGCCGTGCCCTGCTTTTCCTTGGGGTACCATACGGCCGTATAGGCCACCCCTGCCGCAAAGGAACTGCCCGACAACCCAAACCCAAAACTCAGCAAAAGAAAGGACGTATAGCCGTTGGCATAGGACAAGAAGAACATGGGAATGGCACAAAAAAACAATATGCCGGCCATTACCCAGCGCCCCCCCAGTTTGTCGGTGAGGATACCCATTGGCAGCCGCATGACCGAGCCCACTAAAACAGGAATTCCCAACAAAACACCGATCTGCACGGCATTCCAGGCGAATATATTGTTCTCCACCAAAAAGGTGACCAACACGCCATTGATCATCCAGGCGGCAAAGCACACGGCAAATGCCATCGTGCTTAGAAATAACATTCGGTGGGAGGTTGTAGTGCTGTGCGCTTCCATTGTCATTCTTTTAAAATATTCCTGGCCTTACATCCATGGCCATAAAAAAACATTCGTTCATTTATCTCCTGTCGGGTCAAAACAACAACCCTGAAAACCTGTTCTTCATATTGGGCCTCACAAGCAGCGCCACATAGCCCCAGTTTTGAACCAGCGCAGGATTGGCCTCCCCACTTATTGCTTCAAGTACCTCGCTGGCAAACAGTTGTGAGTACCCTCCCTGAAGTGAAACCACCTCGTTGGCGATGAACCCAATGGTAAAGTCCAGTTCCGTGCCCAATGTTTTGCCCAGCCTGGCATTCCCAGCATAGGCATTTGCGGCAGTAAAAAACCTATGGGTGTTTACCGACAGGAAAACCTTATTGGCAGGGTCAAACCGGGCCCTCAAAAAATAATCCTGCAACCCCAGGGAATGGGCGTGCCTCCCCCCAGCGTAAAAAAAATCCATATAACCATTGTGGGCATGGTTGGTCCCATAAAAAGGGACATAAGACCGGTTGATACTGCCATTCGCCTGTTGGGAGGTGCCCGTTAGTATTTCACCACCAAGGGTGGCCTGGATTTTTTTCCCCTTCTCCGCGTTCAGCACCGTTTTGTACGAAGCCTGCACACTGGCATCATGGGCGTCCACTTTACTATTGGAAATATCCCTACCCGACTGGTGGTAATAAAACCCCGAAAAAGCAAACCCCCCACTGCCCATTTCCAGTTTAGGGATTCCTACCGTCTGGACATACCTGGTTTTCACTTTGCCCTGGTCGTTTTGTTCCAGGCCATTGTTCCAAAACAGCAAACCAAATGACAAAGGCCCCAATACATTTTCGTAATGGACAAATTGGGCAGCCTTATATTGATTGTTTATTGTAAATGGTGTGTTGGCCAGGGCCCAGTTTGCCTGGTTGTACCCTGCGCCAAAGTGCAGCTTCACTTGCCCCCTTTCGAATTTCACCAAAGCAAAATCGTGCGACCTGGCCTGCAGCGCCCAATCCAGGTTCCCTAAGAACCGGGCATTGTCATAATTCAACTCCTGCCGTCCTACCTTTGCCGCCCATAATTCACCCAACGGCACCTCGGCATAGGCTTCGTGAACAGACAGGAAGCCATCGCCCGAATTGGCCTGTGGGGCACTGCCCCAAACCCGTACATCCTGCACACTAACGAAAAAACTTGCCTTGCCGGTAGCGAATTGAAAATGGATCCTGGCCCTCTGCCCTACCCCTATAAAGGGGGCCTGCCCCTTGGCCCTAAGCCCACCATAACCATTTCTATACTCCCCGCGGGCAAAATACTGGCCCCCAACCATAAACTGGGCGGTAGCGGGTGCAACGGCCAACCCCATCACCAGGACTGCAACAATTGGACGAATGTTCAGTATGCCTTGCATGGATTGCCCCTTTTTACCCTTGGCCCACTGCCTTTCTTCACTATGCTTTTTCCCCCGGAGTCATTTTATCTATTGATCCTATTAGTACTTTGTTTTTCTGGCCTTGCCCCAGGCCTCCCATAGGGCCGGGTTTAACCAAAAATAAGAAAGAAGGCAAAATAAAAGACTATTTTATCTTTATTTATTTACCTTTGCCCTTTAAACCATTCAAACCCCCGCCATATGCAACCCACATCGCCCCATTCCTTTCATATTCCAGTAATGGGCCTGGCCTACACCATTGACACCCCTATAAAAGTGGCCCGTTTTGGAATTTCTTCCGTAATCTCCATTATCGAAGACAACCTGGTGGAAAAGATGAGGGAACACTACTACCGATCGGTTGGCATGCCCTACACGCCCATCGCCCCTACCGAAGAAGACTATCGCGCCAGGCGCATTACCGATTACCTAAACCTCGTCAACCTGATTGTAAAGAAGCAGTTTGAAGAACTAAAAGCTGCGCCTTTTGAGGAAGGGTCTGACCTGAACAAATACTTTGAAATGCTGCCCGGCCACAGCGACCTGAAAAGGATTTTCAACCTGATGGGCACCCTCAACGACCCGGAAGACATATTGCAACTGGAACATTGGCTTAGGGAACACCTCCAACCGGGAAGCATTGACGTGAACATCATGACCAAGCTGGACAAAAACAACCACGACAAGCAAGGGAATGTGATCGAAGATGGCTCGGACGCAGTGGCGGCACTGCGCGGTTATGCCAACAGCCACTTGTCCAATTCATCCGTCATCCTTTCCGCTGGGATGAACCCGCGGCTTTTTGCCTACATGGAAAAGCTGGATGCATTCGATGCGGACAGGGAAGGCAACTTTCAAAAAAAGATCGTGATCAAAGTATCCGATTACCGGTCAGCGCTCATCCAGGGAAAAATGCTGGCAAAGAAAGGGCTCTGGGTAAGTGAGTTCCGCATTGAGTCGGGGCTTAATTGCGGGGGCCATGCCTTTGCTACGGACGGTTACCTGATAGGCCCCATCCTACAGGAGTTCAAAGACAAGAGAAGCGAACTGGCAAATACCCTTTTTGAAACCTACAGCCAGGCATTGGCCGAAAAAGGTAAAACGGGTTTTGACCATCCACATCCTGTAAAGGTTACCGTGCAAGGGGGCATTGGCACGCAGGCAGAAAACGAACTGCTCCACCGTTACTATGGCGTGGACGGTACCGGCTGGGGCACCCCTTTTTTATTGGTGCCGGAGGCCACCACGGTGGATGAAGATACGCTGAAATTGCTGAGCAAGGCCAAAGAGGAGGATGTGGTCCTCAGCAAAAACTCCCCGTTGGGGGTCCGCTTTCATTATCTAAAAGGCACCACAGGGGAAAAGGAAAAATTGGCCCGCATAGCCAAAGGCCGCCCCGGCAGCCCCTGCACGGAGAAATACCTGGTTTCCAATACGGAGTTCAGCAAAGAACCCATTTGTACGGCATCCCGCGTTTACCAAAAAAAGAAAATCGCGGAGTTGAAAGAACAGGGCTTGCCTGAACCAGAGTACAAGGCCCAACTTCAGGACGTGCTAGACAAAGAGTGCCTGTGCATTGGCCTGAGCAATGCGGCCATTAAGGTGCACCAGGCCACCCCCTTTAAGAAACTGGACGCAATAAACATATGCCCCGGCCCCAACATCGCCTACTTTACCGAAATCGTATCGTTAAAAAAGATGATCGACCATATTTACGGGCGCGTCAACATCCTGCAAGGCAACCGGCCCCATATGTTCGTTAAGGAACTTTCCATATATATCAACTATTGGAGCGAGCTCTTGCAGGAAGCAAAGGCCCTGGTGGACAAGCGGAAACAAACGTATATAAAGAATTTCTATGAGAACCTCATGAAAGGGATCTCGTACTACCGCGACCTGTCCGGAAAAGTAAGTGGGGAATTTGCCGCCCTGGGGGCCAAAATCGACCATAGCCTGGACGAGGCCGAGGGCCAACTGGCCGAGTTGTTGAAGGCGTACATGGCCCAGGTGCCGGCAGAAGTTGCCCCGGAAGTGGCAAATTAAGGTGTGGCCATTTGTCCAGGTTGCCGTATTATTGTAATTAGGTGCCTTTAAAAGAATAACTTACCCTTATGTTTTCAAAAGCTTGTGAGTATGCCATCAGGGCAACATTGTATATTTCGAGCAAAAGCGTAAACGGGTCCAAACTCAGTATCAAGGAGATTGCCAAGGAGATCGACTCGCCAGAGCCTTTCACGGCAAAAATCCTTCAGGTCCTTTCCAGGGAGAAGATAATTTCATCCATTAAAGGGCCAAACGGTGGCTTTTACCTGGACCCCAAAGCCAAGCCCATTCCCCTGAACACCATCGTAAGGGCAATGGATGGCGAGGATGTCTTGCACACCTGCTCGCTGGGGCTAAAGGTCTGTTCCGATGCGTCACCCTGCCCCATCCATCACGAAATCAAAAGGTATAAAGACCGCCTGCGAAAGATAATGAAGGAAAAAACGGTGCAAGGCCTAACCCGGGAACTGGCCAACGGGAAAACCTTCCTAAAAATCGACAAGAAAATAGCCATGCGCTGACAACGGCCACAGCCGCCCGCAAACCATTATTCCAACTGCATGGGTTCGGCCATGCTATTTTTGATGGGTTTCCGAACACCATTCAAGGGCTTCCTGCTGGCCACGCCCTTATCGGGATAGGAATTGGACAAGGCAAAAGGTTTTAACAACGGATAAACGATCAGGGCAAACCCGGTAAAAATAAATATGCCAGCCAATGTGAAAACCACAAAATAAGGGACAAGCCCTTTCACCATTTCACCAAATGGGCCTGCCTGCGGGTCCATTTGCCACACCGACCGTTGGATTCCCGCCCCCACCAATGCCATAAAAAACACAAACAACGAACCGTTGACGATCAAATACCCATTGGCAACCTGCCGCTGGTGGCGTTTTCCAAACTGAAGGTTTTCGCCAAGAACGTCAAAGCAGACGGCCATCAGCAGCATGGTGTTGATGCCGATGGTGGTGCCCATCACATGGGCCACCGTAATGTGGGTGCCATGCGTGTATACATTTATGGCCGGAACGGACATGGCAATGGCCAGGAACAAGTTGACCAATATCCACACGTCCGCGGCCCATAGGAACCGGTAAGGCACCAGATGGTCGAATTTTTGCGCCTGGGTCACCGTCCCCTTCCATTTGTAGATTATCCTCCCCAGTATCAACAGCTCCGTCATGCTGACCACATACCCAATGTGCTTGATGCTGCCGCTTACCGGTAGCAAATAAACATGGTGGCTCCAGTTGAAAAACAGGTTAAACAATCCTAAAAAATAAAGGGAAAACCCAATTTTGGAATGGCCATAGCTTTTGTCTTTGCTGATTTTCTCCATCAGGTATATCCCCAGCCCGTACACCAGCATGTTCCAACAGCCCACCAGTGATCCGTAAGACTTCCACTGCACGGTCATGTCGCGCACCACATCTTGTTGGAAATACGGCAGCAGCCAGAGGTAAGACTCGGAAAAAATCAACAGGAAGCCTATTGCCCCGGTAAGCCACATCCACACATAAACGGGCTGCTTCCGCCACGATTTAATGGACTTGATGTAGTTGATGGCAAATAAGCCCCACCCCAATAGTATGGGCACCGCCAGCAGGGGCGGGAACTCCCAGTACTCACGCCCTCCAAAAGACCCAGCAAGGTAGCTCGCCAAAACCAGGAGCACCGTCACCACGAAAACTGCCCACTGCAGGCGCAGCAACTTTGTGGAAAACAAATTGCGCCCAATATATTCGCGGGTGTAGTGCAACACACCGCCCATGGCAGCCAGCAATATCCAAAATACCACCGAGGACACATGAAGGGGCCTGGTTTTTTCGAATGAAAGGTAAGTTTTTAAAAAGCCCGGCAGGATGTACTGCAAACCCCCAACGATCCCAAACAACATCCCGGTAATCAAAAGTATCAAACCGGTGGACAAAAATAATTTCGTCAACGAAATCCTACGGGTTGGCAATGGTTCCATCGTAATTGATCCTAAATTGTTTCGGGTCCGATTTTCCTGAAGCATCCACATGCCGCAAGTACTGCAACAGTGCGGCCATCTCGTGTTCCTCCAACTGAAAAGAAGGCATCACGGGCGTGCCGGCTTTTACAAAAGCCTCTATGTACACAGGGCCTTTGCCCTTTGAGGAGTAAACATTGGTAAGGTCGGGGCCCAAAAAGCCGCCCAGCCCATACACCTGATGGCACGCCCCACAGTTTTTGTTTTGCCAAACCATTTTTCCCTCCATGACGGCCGCTGCCTCCGCATCCTTCGCCTGGGCTATCGGCTGGCGGTAAATAAATGAAGTATAGGCCAGAAACGATACCAATAAACAGGAAATTAGTATATATTTCGATTTATCTGCCATCAACGATAGGTTCAGTGGGCAAAATTAAAATAAATAAAGACTTTAAAGTCTTTTTATGGTAAATTTGTGGGCTCAAAACGGATAGGGAAGGACAATTATCGCGGATAAATGGTGAATACGGGAATAGAAAGCAAGGCCGCAACCGGGGTTACCGTAAAAGTTGTGGAAACCGATCAGGATTTAAAGGATTTCATTGGGTTCCCCTACAGCTTGTACCGAAACAACCCCTACTATGTCCCCCCCCTCAGGGCAGATCAGGAAACGGTATTGCGGGTGGACCAAAACCCAGCTTTTGACCATTGCACGGCACAATATTGGCTTGCCTACAAAAACAACAGGGTGGTAGGCCGCATTGCCGGTATCGTCAACCATGCATTCATTGACAAATGGAAAAAGAAGTACGCGCGGTTCGGATGGTTTGATTTTGAAGAGCAAGAAGGGGTGGCCCCGTCATTATTGTCCACATGCGAAAACTGGGCAAAAAAACAAGGCATGGAAGCCTTACATGGCCCCATGGGCTTCACCAATTTCGACCCGGCAGGAATGTTGGTGGAAGGGTTTGATCAACTGGCCACCATATCCGCGTTGTACAACTACCCCTACTATGTGTCCGCCATCGAAAAAGCGGGATACCGCAAAGAAGTGGATTGGGTGGAATACAAAATCCAGGTGGCGGGCACTGTGCCAAAAAAAATCGAGCAACTGGCCAAGATTGTAAAGCGGAGGAACAAAGTGGAAGTAATCAATCCACAAAAGTCGCAAGACATTGAAAGGTATGCACACGAGATATTCAAACTGATCAATACGTGCTATAGCCACCTGCACGGGATGGTGGAATTAACGGAAAAACAAATCCAGTTTTATATCAGGCAATACCTGCCCATTATAAGAAAGGACTTTATCACCCTGGTGGTCAACGAAACCGGGGCGCTCATTGCCTTTGGCATTACCATGCCTTCCCTTTCCAAAGCCTTGCAGAAGGCAAATGGCAGCTTGTTCCCCTTTGGGTTTTTGCACCTTTTTATGGACATGCGCAAAAACAATATGGGGGAACTTTGCCTCGTGGGCGTGCGCCCCGATTACCAGGGCAAGGGCATTAACGCGCTGCTCTTGGAAGAGGTGAACAAGTCCTATATACAAAACAAAATCAAAGTGGTTGAGTCCAACCCGGAGTTGGAAGACAACAGGCAGGTGCAATCCTTATGGGATTATTACGAAGCACGGCAGCACAAGCGAAGGAGGTGCTATATAAAACCATTGATTTCATGAAAACAGCAGTGGACACACGATCTATCACAAACTCCATACTGGAATTAAAGGAAAAAAAGAACGCCATCATCATCGCCCACTACTATCAGGCGCCTGAAATACAGGACGTGGCCGATGTGGTGGGCGACAGTTTGCAAATGGCGCAACAGGCCGCCCAGTCCGAGGCCGACATCATTGTGGTGGCCGGTGTGTACTTTATGGCCGAAACGGCAAAAATCCTTAATCCGTTGCGCAAAGTACTCCTCCCCGACACTGGGGCCGGCTGCTCTTTGGCAGACTCCTGCCCTCCGGCAGAATTCAAAAAATTTATAGATGCCCATCCCGGCTCGCCTGTTGTCACCTATGTGAATTGCAGTGCCGAGGTCAAGGCCATGAGCGATATCGTTTGCACCTCTTCCAATGC
Proteins encoded in this window:
- a CDS encoding GNAT family N-acetyltransferase, producing the protein MVNTGIESKAATGVTVKVVETDQDLKDFIGFPYSLYRNNPYYVPPLRADQETVLRVDQNPAFDHCTAQYWLAYKNNRVVGRIAGIVNHAFIDKWKKKYARFGWFDFEEQEGVAPSLLSTCENWAKKQGMEALHGPMGFTNFDPAGMLVEGFDQLATISALYNYPYYVSAIEKAGYRKEVDWVEYKIQVAGTVPKKIEQLAKIVKRRNKVEVINPQKSQDIERYAHEIFKLINTCYSHLHGMVELTEKQIQFYIRQYLPIIRKDFITLVVNETGALIAFGITMPSLSKALQKANGSLFPFGFLHLFMDMRKNNMGELCLVGVRPDYQGKGINALLLEEVNKSYIQNKIKVVESNPELEDNRQVQSLWDYYEARQHKRRRCYIKPLIS